A region from the Silene latifolia isolate original U9 population chromosome 7, ASM4854445v1, whole genome shotgun sequence genome encodes:
- the LOC141590182 gene encoding uncharacterized protein LOC141590182, producing the protein MVDVQIGQQFSSKIEFMDELGKLQKVTVVYDWLPLSVENVKGWDICCKCRKGEGGQKKVWKPKAKPNLTKVVTPNPKPAQKLVSPVVSTPCGSRTTLGIRLRGRFPLLCWRVTAMGINQGEGGPSFPRRFISKMLKHDNGEPRLFTLRGIRFMDALTLSIQKARTESMKLLTPEVSTDNGDFNSITEAKDRIGGADVSWAKMAPMRSKLVDCQLHEMKTSGSYYTWNNKHKDETKVYSRIDRVLMNEQWFQSFPEAVDTFLPEGLYDHYPCLINTYEIIVKRKAAFKYFNMWALSNDFDSAVNNSCNEEIRGTPMFRVVHKLNRLKPVLSHLNKDQFSDIENLTHVTELTLKHFQQKLIQEPLNDMVCKAERECAKDLRNLIKVRNSYLAQKAKASWIRDGDGNTSFFHSSIKRRRMKNRVYNVKDMEGNLCSKPEEIKEDFETYYKNLLGTSNPVQPVYKKVVKTGKVLTEAHQGNAFTTGKVLKEHNTTILTLIPKTELPDSVLKFRPIVCCNTVYKCLTKVMCTRLSSILPDIINPSQAAFIKNRDIMGNILICQDLIKLYKRKVCSPRIMMKIDLQKAYDSIEWSFLKEMLVALNFPNSSIDLIMNCVSTPSFSLALNGEVGDLHSVRLMLRAFGTFSISSGLKMNNGKSNFYSNGMSEDIYAIFILPKTVLNKIDAVCRAFLWHGQESKESPALVSWKQICIPRRKGGLGLKVLHQWNVALLGKYVWWIEMKTGHLWWRQSNSDYNVKLGYHWLIDDGPDVAWCLLCEDGEEDIDHLFF; encoded by the exons ATGGTTGACGTTCAAATTGGGCAACAATTTTCTTCTAAGATTGAGTTTATGGATGAATTAGGGAAGCTACAGAAGGTAACTGTTGTGTATGATTGGTTACCTTTGTCTGTGGAAAATGTAAAGGGTTGGGACATCTGCTGTAAATGTAGGAAGGGTGAAGGAGGTCAAAAGAAGGTGTGGAAACCGAAGGCTAAACCAAATCTTACAAAAGTAGTTACCCCTAATCCTAAGCCTGCTCAAAAGCTTGTCTCTCCAGTTGTTTCCACCCCCTGTGGTTCGAGGACAACTCTAGGCATTCGACTTCGTGGTCGTTTCCCTCTGCTTTGTTGGAGAGTCACTGCTATGGGCATCAATCAAGGCGAGGGGGGGCCTTCCTTCCCACGAAGGTTCATTAGTAAGATGTTAAAACATGATAATGGGGAGCCTAGGTTGTTTACTCTTAGAGGGATTAGGTTTATGGATGCTTTAACATTGTCAATTCAAAAAGCAAGAACTGAGAGTATGAAATTGTTAACTCCTGAAGTCTCTACTGATAATGG AGATTTTAACAGTATTACTGAAGCAAAGGATAGAATTGGAGGAGCTGATGTGTCATGGGCCAAGATGGCTCCCATGAGAAGTAAGCTGGTAGACTGTCAGCTGCATGAAATGAAGACTTCAGGTTCTTATTatacttggaataacaagcatAAGGATGAAACAAAGGTTTATAGCAGGATTGACAGGGTTTTGATGAATGAGCAATGGTTTCAAAGCTTCCCAGAGGCTGTAGATACTTTTCTCCCTGAAGGATTATATGACCACTATCCCTGCTTGATTAATACTTATGAAATTATTGTGAAGAGGAAAGCTGCCTTCAAATACTTCAACATGTGGGCCCTTTCTAATGATTTTGACTCAGCTGTGAATAATAGTTGTAATGAGGAGATAAGGGGTACTCCAATGTTTAGAGTAGTGCATAAATTGAATAGACTGAAACCTGTGCTTTCTCATTTGAACAAAGACCAATTCAGTGATATTGAGAATCTCACTCATGTTACTGAGCTGACCTTAAAGCATTTTCAACAGAAACTTATTCAGGAACCTTTGAATGATATGGTTTGCAAAGCTGAAAGAGAGTGTGCAAAGGATTTAAGGAATTTGATTAAGGTAAGGAATAGCTACCTAGCTCAGAAAGCAAAAGCGAGCTGGATCAGAGATGGGGATGGTAATACCTCGTTTTTTCATTCTAGTATTAAGAGGAGAAGAATGAAGAATAGGGTATATAATGTCAAGGATATGGAGGGGAATTTGTGCTCAAAACCTGAGGAGATTAAAGAAGATTTTGAGACTTATTATAAGAATTTACTGGGCACCTCCAACCCAGTACAGCCTGTTTATAAGAAAGTTGTGAAGACTGGCAAGGTACTAACTGAGGCTCATCAGGG GAATGCATTCACTACTGGGAAAGTTCTGAAGGAACATAATACTACTATATTAACACTTATCCCTAAAACTGAACTACCTGATAGTGTGTTGAAGTTTAGGCCTATTGTCTGCTGCAATACAGTCTACAAATGCCTGACAAAAGTGATGTGTACCAGATTAAGCTCAATTCTACCTGATATCATTAATCCATCTCAGGCGGCTTTTATCAAAAACAGAGATATTATGGGCAATATCCTCATTTGCCAAGACCTTATCAAGTTGTATAAGAGGAAGGTTTGTTCACCAAGGATTATGATGAAAATAGACTTGCAGAAGGCTTATGACTCCATTGAATGGAGTTTTCTCAAGGAAATGCTGGTTGCCTTAAATTTCCCAAATAGTAGCATTGATCTCATAATGAATTGTGTCTCAACTCCCTCTTTCTCTTTAGCTTTGAATGGAGAAGT AGGTGATCTACACTCAGTCAGACTCATGTTGAGAGCATTTGGGACTTTTTCTATCTCTTCTGGACTCAAGATGAACAATGGCAAGTCTAATTTCTATAGCAATGGGATGAGTGAGGATATTTATGCA ATTTTTATCCTTCCAAAAACTGTGCTCAACAAAATTGATGCTGTATGTAGAGCTTTTCTGTGGCATGGTCAAGAATCTAAGGAATCCCCTGCTCTGGTGTCTTGGAAGCAGATTTGCATACCAAGGAGGAAAGGAGGATTAGGATTAAAGGTCCTGCATCAGTGGAATGTAGCCTTACTAGGTAAATATGTCTGGTGGATAGAGATGAAGACTGGTCATTTATGG TGGAGGCAGTCTAATAGTGACTATAATGTTAAGCTGGGATATCATTGGCTTATTGATGATGGACCTGATGTTGCTTG GTGTTTGCTTTGTGAGGATGGTGAAGAAGACATTGATCACCTGTTCTTCTAG